One Halostella limicola genomic window carries:
- a CDS encoding HNH endonuclease — translation MTILPSTDAQGYGKFCGRDCLSSWLSDQWGDGERVYNGRWREVKRRALDRDDHECLRCGKTKAEMGREPDVHHITPVRDFEDSQDAHRLENVVCLCRSCHRLAEIDEVPTPTPGETESDT, via the coding sequence ATGACGATCTTACCGTCGACAGACGCCCAGGGGTACGGGAAGTTTTGTGGTCGAGACTGCCTCAGTTCCTGGCTTTCGGATCAGTGGGGGGACGGCGAACGAGTATACAACGGCCGCTGGAGAGAGGTTAAACGTCGAGCTCTAGACCGGGACGATCATGAATGTCTGCGTTGTGGAAAAACGAAAGCGGAGATGGGACGCGAACCAGACGTACATCACATAACTCCAGTGCGGGATTTCGAGGATTCTCAGGACGCGCACCGTCTAGAGAACGTCGTCTGTCTCTGCCGGAGTTGCCACCGATTGGCGGAGATCGATGAAGTACCGACCCCGACACCGGGAGAGACCGAAAGCGACACATAG
- the sufD gene encoding Fe-S cluster assembly protein SufD: MSTQVHAALDEGTVREISESLDEPEWLLETRLEALEALDGLDMPSVIRTPGREWTNLHDLDFEGFVDPLNAAEDKDQVGPDEVEVLPFAEAVDEHEELVKEHFGSVVDPQDNYLTALSTALFNTGTVVYVPEGVDAEDVKVRTRMNSRSLFNYTLVVTEESSSVTILERQSTGEDVEGERYYSGLVEVVAGENSNVQYGSLQNLDEETYNYTLKRGHADTYATIDWIEGNIGSRLTKSSVETYLKGDSSESQIVGAFFGHEDQHFDVNARVWHEAEHTTADLVTRGVLDDRARSVYEGVQDVGSGAWDTNSYQRENTLMLSDESEADASPKLIINNHDTEASHSATVGQVSEEDLFYMETRGTDPQSAENMLVEGFFVPVLDEVAVDELREDLRELIAARLRE, encoded by the coding sequence ATGAGCACGCAGGTACACGCCGCCCTCGACGAGGGCACGGTACGAGAGATCTCGGAATCGCTCGACGAGCCGGAGTGGCTCCTCGAAACGCGGCTGGAGGCGCTCGAAGCGCTCGACGGCCTCGACATGCCGTCGGTCATCCGCACGCCCGGCCGCGAGTGGACGAACCTCCACGACCTCGACTTCGAGGGGTTCGTCGACCCGCTGAACGCCGCGGAGGACAAGGACCAGGTCGGCCCCGACGAGGTCGAGGTCCTCCCGTTCGCCGAGGCCGTCGACGAGCACGAGGAACTCGTCAAGGAGCACTTCGGCTCCGTCGTCGACCCGCAGGACAACTACCTGACGGCGCTGTCGACGGCGCTGTTCAACACCGGCACGGTCGTCTACGTCCCCGAGGGCGTCGACGCCGAGGACGTGAAGGTCCGCACCCGGATGAACAGCCGGTCGCTGTTCAACTACACGCTGGTCGTCACCGAGGAGTCGTCCTCGGTCACGATCCTCGAACGCCAGAGCACGGGCGAGGACGTCGAGGGCGAGCGCTACTACAGCGGCCTCGTCGAGGTCGTCGCCGGCGAGAACAGCAACGTGCAGTACGGCTCCCTGCAGAACCTCGATGAGGAGACGTACAACTACACGCTCAAGCGCGGCCACGCCGACACGTACGCCACGATCGACTGGATCGAGGGCAACATCGGCTCCCGCCTCACGAAGAGCTCCGTCGAGACCTACCTCAAGGGCGACTCCTCGGAGAGCCAGATCGTCGGCGCGTTCTTCGGCCACGAGGACCAGCACTTCGACGTGAACGCCCGCGTCTGGCACGAGGCCGAGCACACGACGGCCGACCTCGTGACCCGGGGCGTCCTCGACGACCGAGCCCGCTCCGTCTACGAGGGGGTTCAGGACGTCGGCTCCGGCGCGTGGGACACCAACTCCTACCAGCGCGAGAACACGCTGATGCTCTCCGACGAGAGCGAGGCCGACGCGTCCCCGAAGCTGATCATCAACAACCACGACACCGAGGCCTCCCACAGCGCCACGGTCGGACAGGTCAGCGAGGAGGACCTGTTCTACATGGAGACCCGCGGTACGGACCCCCAGAGCGCCGAGAACATGCTCGTCGAGGGCTTCTTCGTACCCGTCCTCGACGAGGTCGCCGTCGACGAACTCCGCGAGGACCTGCGAGAGCTGATCGCCGCGCGCCTGCGCGAGTAA
- a CDS encoding ferritin-like domain-containing protein: MSLGQRVSSDHQLARLLQIGVVLEEVVEARAYRHLDSLSASERADLDDEIVELLEHAAEESEEHRERLAGLVEELDADTVAYEEIETLVEARYGQTSPDDFDGVLYDALCNEETAYKFYDDLIEAVEASDADYALDRDRLLDTLRSIREEEAEGVEEVTEIMERRE, from the coding sequence ATGAGCCTGGGTCAACGCGTCTCGAGCGACCACCAGCTCGCCCGGCTCCTCCAGATCGGGGTCGTGCTGGAGGAGGTCGTCGAGGCGCGCGCCTACCGCCACCTGGATTCCCTCTCGGCGTCGGAGCGGGCGGACCTCGACGACGAGATCGTCGAGCTCCTCGAACACGCCGCCGAGGAGTCGGAGGAGCACCGCGAGCGGCTTGCGGGACTCGTAGAGGAACTCGACGCCGACACCGTCGCCTACGAGGAGATAGAGACGCTCGTCGAGGCCCGGTACGGACAGACGAGCCCCGACGACTTCGACGGGGTACTGTACGACGCGCTCTGTAACGAGGAGACCGCCTACAAGTTCTACGATGACCTCATCGAGGCGGTCGAGGCGAGCGACGCCGACTACGCCCTCGACCGCGACCGCCTCCTCGACACGCTGCGGTCGATCCGCGAGGAGGAGGCGGAGGGCGTCGAAGAAGTAACGGAGATCATGGAGCGTCGAGAATGA
- the sufB gene encoding Fe-S cluster assembly protein SufB, which produces MSSDQDHLKETDTEKRFEFKKEESAAVTSDKGLTEEVVRMISDDKDEPEWMLERRLRSLKQYQEMPMPTDWPGQPDLSGMDIEEIIPYIRPDVDKREGADSWDDLPEEIQDTFEKLGIPEAERKALSGVGAQYESEVVYQNMQEQWEEKGVVFCNMDEAVQEHEELVKEYFMTKCVPPSDNKFAALHGAVWSGGSFVYVPEDVTVEMPVQAYFRMNSEGMGQFEHTLIIAEEGSEVHYIEGCSAPKYGTHNLHSGGVEVFVGEDAHVQYSTVQNWSKNTYNLNTKRAICEKGGTMEWVSGSMGSKATMLYPSTILKGRGATDNHITIAFAGEGQDIDTGAKVYHNAPNTKSTIESKSIAKDGGRTNYRGLVHIADGAEGSSTSVECDALMFDNESTSDTMPYMEIQESKVDVAHEATVGKIGDEDVFYLQSRGLDDDDAKQMIVAGFIEPITEELPIEYAVELNRLIELEMEGSLG; this is translated from the coding sequence ATGAGTTCAGATCAAGATCACCTCAAGGAGACGGACACCGAGAAGCGCTTCGAGTTCAAGAAAGAAGAGAGCGCGGCGGTGACCTCCGACAAGGGGCTGACGGAAGAAGTCGTCCGCATGATAAGCGACGACAAGGACGAGCCCGAGTGGATGCTGGAGCGCCGCCTCCGCTCGCTGAAACAGTACCAGGAGATGCCCATGCCCACCGACTGGCCCGGCCAGCCGGACCTGTCGGGGATGGACATCGAAGAGATCATCCCCTACATCCGCCCGGACGTCGACAAGCGCGAGGGCGCTGACAGCTGGGACGACCTGCCGGAAGAGATCCAGGACACCTTCGAGAAGCTGGGCATCCCCGAGGCCGAGCGCAAGGCGCTCTCGGGCGTCGGCGCCCAGTACGAGTCCGAGGTCGTCTACCAGAACATGCAGGAGCAGTGGGAGGAGAAAGGCGTCGTCTTCTGCAACATGGACGAGGCCGTGCAGGAGCACGAGGAGCTCGTGAAGGAGTACTTCATGACGAAGTGCGTCCCCCCGAGCGACAACAAGTTCGCCGCGCTCCACGGCGCCGTCTGGTCCGGCGGCTCGTTCGTGTACGTCCCCGAGGACGTCACGGTCGAGATGCCGGTGCAGGCGTACTTCCGCATGAACAGCGAGGGGATGGGCCAGTTCGAGCACACCCTCATCATCGCCGAGGAAGGCTCCGAGGTCCACTACATCGAGGGCTGTTCCGCCCCGAAGTACGGCACCCACAACCTCCACTCCGGCGGCGTCGAGGTGTTCGTCGGCGAGGACGCCCACGTCCAGTACTCGACCGTGCAGAACTGGTCGAAGAACACGTACAACCTCAACACCAAGCGCGCCATCTGCGAGAAGGGCGGCACGATGGAGTGGGTCTCCGGCAGCATGGGCTCGAAGGCCACCATGCTCTACCCGTCGACCATCCTCAAGGGCCGCGGCGCGACGGACAACCACATCACCATCGCCTTCGCGGGCGAGGGCCAGGACATCGACACCGGCGCGAAGGTCTACCACAACGCGCCGAACACGAAATCCACCATCGAGTCCAAGTCCATCGCGAAGGACGGCGGCCGCACGAACTACCGCGGCCTCGTCCACATCGCCGACGGCGCGGAGGGCTCCTCCACGTCCGTCGAGTGCGACGCGCTGATGTTCGACAACGAGTCGACGTCGGACACCATGCCGTACATGGAGATCCAGGAGTCGAAAGTCGACGTCGCCCACGAGGCGACCGTCGGCAAGATCGGCGACGAGGACGTCTTCTACCTCCAGTCCCGCGGACTTGACGACGACGACGCAAAGCAGATGATCGTCGCCGGCTTCATCGAGCCCATCACGGAGGAACTGCCCATCGAGTACGCGGTCGAGCTCAACCGCCTCATCGAGCTCGAAATGGAAGGTAGCCTCGGATAA
- a CDS encoding DUF7331 family protein, with amino-acid sequence MSDHASAPGEHSADLPEPAGVDSVEAYETEEGVVFYDAENPLAWLETSQTLSLREQA; translated from the coding sequence ATGTCCGACCACGCAAGCGCTCCCGGCGAGCACAGTGCTGATCTGCCCGAACCGGCCGGTGTCGACTCCGTCGAGGCCTACGAGACCGAGGAGGGCGTCGTGTTCTACGACGCGGAGAACCCCCTTGCGTGGCTCGAGACGAGCCAGACCCTCTCCCTTCGCGAGCAGGCCTGA
- a CDS encoding TrmB family transcriptional regulator encodes MSGDEEAVAALESIGLTEYEARCFVALSKIRSGTAKEVSQISEVPRSRVYDALDRLSERGLVDVQRSDPRRYRAVDEHEVLSVFERDFRSALDEVDETLDALDDHRRSERGVWEISSRDHVVSRTLTLLDDAESEVYLLVAAEGALGDDVLGRVATLAERGIRVLAEVPSEPVGAAIREAVPRADVSVYGGFEAAATRGHCPSHAVMVDRDAVLLSAAREGDLPGVTEATAVWCRGVDHGLLVWLRGLLSSRIDAVSAFDAGESDDPVAAAADAGGDQSDGGGAP; translated from the coding sequence ATGAGCGGCGACGAGGAGGCGGTCGCCGCGCTCGAATCGATCGGTCTGACCGAGTACGAGGCCCGCTGTTTCGTCGCGCTCTCGAAGATCCGGTCGGGGACCGCGAAGGAGGTCAGCCAGATCTCCGAGGTGCCGCGATCGCGCGTGTACGACGCCCTCGACCGCCTCTCGGAACGCGGTCTCGTCGACGTGCAGCGCTCGGACCCCCGTCGGTACAGGGCGGTCGATGAGCACGAGGTGCTGTCCGTGTTCGAACGCGACTTCCGCTCGGCGCTCGACGAGGTCGACGAGACGCTCGACGCGCTCGACGACCACCGCCGGTCGGAGCGGGGCGTCTGGGAGATCTCCAGCCGCGACCACGTCGTCAGCAGGACGCTGACGCTGCTCGACGACGCGGAATCGGAGGTGTACCTCCTCGTCGCCGCCGAGGGAGCGCTCGGCGACGACGTACTGGGCCGGGTCGCGACGCTCGCGGAGCGGGGGATCCGGGTTCTCGCGGAGGTGCCGTCGGAACCCGTCGGCGCGGCTATCAGGGAGGCGGTTCCCCGGGCCGACGTCTCGGTGTACGGCGGGTTCGAGGCGGCGGCGACGCGGGGGCACTGCCCGTCCCACGCCGTGATGGTCGACCGCGACGCGGTCCTGCTCAGCGCCGCCAGAGAGGGGGACCTCCCGGGAGTGACGGAGGCGACGGCCGTCTGGTGTCGCGGCGTCGACCACGGCCTGCTCGTCTGGCTCCGGGGGCTTCTCTCGTCGCGCATCGACGCCGTGTCTGCGTTCGACGCGGGCGAGTCGGACGACCCAGTCGCCGCCGCGGCCGACGCCGGCGGCGACCAGTCGGACGGCGGAGGCGCCCCGTAG
- a CDS encoding ABC transporter ATP-binding protein: protein MAQLELSNLHAEVAEEGVDEQILEGVDLVIESGEIHALMGPNGSGKSTTAKVIAGHPAYEVTDGEVLLHLEEGDFGEDFEIPEDKRTWDLLDLEPNERAALGVFLGFQYPAEIEGVTMTNFLRTALNAKIEEREELFEDEDDEEAEEEEAGYESSPMEGPADEGEVGVAEFQQILSEKMEQLDMDEKFAQRYLNAGFSGGEKKQNEVLQAAILEPSIAVLDEIDSGLDIDRLQDVSNGINALRDEQGTGILQITHYQRILDYVEPDHVHVMIDGEVAMSGGAELAEKLEDKGYDWVREQVYETA from the coding sequence ATGGCACAACTAGAACTCAGCAATCTCCACGCGGAAGTCGCCGAAGAGGGCGTAGACGAGCAGATTCTCGAGGGCGTCGACCTCGTCATCGAATCGGGCGAGATCCACGCCCTGATGGGACCGAACGGCAGCGGGAAGTCCACGACGGCGAAGGTCATCGCGGGCCACCCCGCGTACGAGGTCACCGACGGCGAGGTGCTGCTGCACCTCGAAGAGGGTGACTTCGGCGAGGACTTCGAGATCCCGGAGGACAAGCGCACCTGGGACCTGCTCGACCTCGAGCCGAACGAGCGCGCCGCGCTCGGCGTCTTCCTCGGCTTCCAGTACCCCGCCGAGATCGAGGGCGTCACGATGACGAACTTCCTCCGCACGGCGCTCAACGCCAAGATCGAGGAGCGCGAGGAGCTCTTCGAGGACGAGGACGACGAGGAAGCGGAGGAAGAGGAAGCCGGCTACGAGTCCTCCCCGATGGAAGGCCCCGCCGACGAGGGCGAGGTCGGCGTCGCCGAGTTCCAGCAGATCCTCTCCGAGAAGATGGAGCAGCTGGACATGGACGAGAAGTTCGCCCAGCGCTACCTCAACGCCGGCTTCTCCGGCGGCGAGAAGAAGCAGAACGAGGTCCTCCAGGCCGCCATCCTCGAGCCGTCGATCGCCGTCCTCGACGAGATCGACTCCGGCCTCGACATCGACCGCCTGCAGGACGTCTCGAACGGCATCAACGCCCTCCGCGACGAGCAGGGCACCGGCATCCTCCAGATCACCCACTACCAGCGCATCCTCGACTACGTCGAGCCCGACCACGTCCACGTCATGATCGACGGCGAGGTCGCCATGAGCGGCGGTGCGGAGCTCGCCGAGAAGCTCGAGGACAAGGGCTACGACTGGGTCCGCGAGCAGGTCTACGAGACCGCGTAA
- a CDS encoding DNA-directed DNA polymerase, whose translation MTDSGQTGLGDFGDEDRPVEEARAVAGNGGRASSEVVDPLEEAVPDAEGTLDLTVMQVDYTIVGSGDDERPIIHVFGRTADEELEHVRVLGFRPYFYAPTANLDDEKLDDDRITGWEEGHESIRGEELTKIYGRTPRDVGNIRDRFEHYEADILFPNRFLIDKDVGNGIRVPERRADDGSIHVPHQEVEPVEGEATPRVNVFDIEVDDRSGFPEEGEEPIICLTSYDTYDEQYVAWLYDAPVGGVDAPEALDDYDPMREDADIEVRTFDEEEAMLDAFVTYIEETDPDVLTGWNFEDFDAPYFLDRLEVLQSYDHDYDLSIERLSRVDEVWRSDWGGPDVKGRVVFDLLYAYKRTQFTELESYRLDAVGETELGVGKERYTGDIGDLWENDPERLLEYNVKDVELCVELDRKQDIVAFWDEVRTFVGCKLEDATTPGDAVDLYVLHKVHGDFALPSKGQQESEDYEGGAVFDPITGVRENVTVLDLKSLYPMCMVTTNASPETKVDPETYDGDTYVAPNGTHFRKEPDGIIREMVDELLEEREQKKANRNEHDPDSEDYERFDRQQAAVKVIMNSLYGVLGWDRFRLYDKEMGAAVTATGREVINFTETAANEIGYDVAYGDTDSVMLELGGDVSVDEAIEQSFEIEDHINGSYDEFAREELNAEDHRFQIEFEKLYRRFFQAGKKKRYAGHIVWKEGKEVDDVDITGFEYQRSDIAPITKRVQKDVIDMIVHGEDFEDVKDYVHEVIEDYQSGNVDLDDVGIPGGIGKRLDNYDTDTAQVRGAKYANAFLGTNFQRGSKPKRLYLKKVHPSFFRRMEAEEGFDPQHDLLYGEFKSDPDVICFEYADQVPEEFEVDWDKMLDKTLKGPIARILEALDISWDEVKSGQEQTGLSSFM comes from the coding sequence ATGACTGATTCGGGCCAGACAGGGCTCGGCGACTTCGGGGACGAGGACCGCCCCGTCGAGGAGGCGCGGGCCGTCGCCGGCAACGGCGGACGGGCGTCCTCGGAGGTCGTCGACCCGCTGGAGGAGGCGGTCCCGGACGCCGAGGGAACGCTCGATCTCACCGTGATGCAGGTCGACTACACGATCGTCGGGAGCGGGGACGACGAGCGGCCGATCATCCACGTGTTCGGCCGCACCGCCGACGAGGAACTGGAACACGTCCGCGTCCTCGGGTTCCGCCCGTACTTCTACGCGCCGACGGCGAACCTGGACGACGAGAAACTGGACGACGACCGGATCACCGGCTGGGAGGAGGGCCACGAGAGCATCCGCGGCGAGGAACTGACGAAGATATACGGCCGGACGCCGCGGGACGTCGGGAACATCCGCGACCGGTTCGAGCACTACGAGGCGGACATCCTCTTCCCGAACCGTTTCCTCATCGACAAGGACGTCGGGAACGGGATCCGCGTGCCCGAGCGCCGCGCCGACGACGGCAGCATCCACGTCCCCCACCAGGAGGTCGAACCCGTCGAGGGCGAGGCGACGCCGCGGGTGAACGTCTTCGACATCGAGGTCGACGACCGCTCCGGCTTCCCCGAGGAGGGCGAGGAGCCGATCATCTGTCTCACGAGCTACGACACCTACGACGAGCAGTACGTCGCCTGGCTGTACGACGCGCCGGTCGGCGGCGTCGACGCGCCCGAGGCGCTCGACGACTACGACCCCATGCGCGAGGACGCCGACATCGAAGTCCGGACGTTCGACGAGGAGGAGGCGATGCTGGACGCCTTCGTCACCTACATCGAGGAGACAGACCCCGACGTGCTGACGGGGTGGAACTTCGAGGACTTCGACGCGCCGTACTTCCTCGACCGCCTGGAGGTGCTCCAGAGCTACGACCACGACTACGACCTCTCCATCGAGCGGCTCTCCCGCGTCGACGAGGTGTGGCGCAGCGACTGGGGCGGCCCGGACGTGAAGGGCCGCGTCGTGTTCGACCTGCTGTACGCGTACAAGCGCACGCAGTTCACGGAACTGGAGTCGTACCGGCTGGACGCCGTCGGCGAGACCGAACTCGGCGTCGGCAAGGAGCGCTACACCGGCGACATCGGCGACCTCTGGGAGAACGACCCCGAACGCCTGCTGGAGTACAACGTGAAGGACGTGGAACTGTGCGTCGAACTCGACCGGAAGCAGGACATCGTCGCCTTCTGGGACGAGGTGCGGACGTTCGTCGGCTGCAAGCTGGAGGACGCGACGACGCCCGGCGACGCGGTCGACCTGTACGTCCTGCACAAGGTCCACGGCGACTTCGCGCTGCCGTCGAAAGGGCAACAGGAGAGCGAGGACTACGAGGGCGGGGCCGTCTTCGACCCCATCACGGGGGTCCGCGAGAACGTCACCGTGCTCGACCTGAAGAGCCTGTACCCGATGTGCATGGTGACGACCAACGCGTCGCCGGAGACGAAGGTCGACCCGGAGACGTACGACGGCGACACGTACGTCGCGCCCAACGGCACCCACTTCCGGAAGGAGCCGGACGGCATCATCCGGGAGATGGTCGACGAGCTGCTGGAGGAACGCGAGCAGAAGAAGGCGAACCGGAACGAGCACGACCCCGACAGCGAGGACTACGAGCGGTTCGACCGCCAGCAGGCCGCGGTGAAGGTCATCATGAACTCGCTGTACGGCGTGCTGGGCTGGGACCGCTTCCGCCTCTACGACAAGGAGATGGGCGCGGCCGTGACGGCGACGGGCCGCGAGGTGATCAACTTCACCGAGACGGCCGCGAACGAGATCGGCTACGACGTCGCGTACGGCGACACCGACAGCGTCATGCTCGAACTCGGCGGCGACGTCTCCGTCGATGAAGCCATCGAGCAGTCCTTCGAGATAGAGGACCACATCAACGGGTCGTACGACGAGTTCGCGCGCGAGGAACTGAACGCCGAGGATCACCGCTTCCAGATCGAGTTCGAGAAGCTGTACCGGCGGTTCTTCCAGGCCGGCAAGAAGAAACGCTACGCCGGCCACATCGTCTGGAAGGAGGGCAAGGAGGTCGACGACGTCGACATCACCGGCTTCGAGTACCAGCGCTCGGACATCGCGCCGATCACCAAGCGCGTCCAGAAGGACGTCATCGACATGATCGTCCACGGCGAGGACTTCGAGGACGTCAAGGACTACGTGCACGAGGTCATCGAGGACTACCAGAGCGGCAACGTCGACCTCGACGACGTCGGCATCCCCGGCGGCATCGGCAAGCGCCTCGACAACTACGACACCGACACCGCGCAGGTCCGCGGCGCGAAGTACGCGAACGCCTTCCTCGGGACGAACTTCCAGCGCGGGAGCAAGCCGAAGCGCCTCTACCTGAAGAAGGTCCACCCCTCCTTCTTCCGCCGGATGGAGGCGGAGGAGGGGTTCGACCCCCAGCACGACCTGCTGTACGGCGAGTTCAAGAGCGACCCCGACGTGATCTGCTTCGAGTACGCCGACCAGGTGCCCGAGGAGTTCGAGGTCGACTGGGACAAGATGCTCGACAAGACGCTCAAGGGGCCGATCGCCCGCATCCTCGAAGCGCTGGACATCTCCTGGGACGAGGTCAAGTCCGGGCAGGAACAGACCGGGCTCAGTAGCTTCATGTAA
- a CDS encoding MFS transporter, whose translation MSHGERSETAVGPVATSERARWGLVAGASLMSAALGAYELVPASVTPLIRASLGVGPSAAGLLVSVMFGTAVVASLPVGVALDRTNSRWAVAAAVGLFAVVGVWGWAAATAGAYRSLLASRALGGLAYVVVWNAGIDIVGRSFDADRQATAVATFTASGPVGFAAGQGAGPVVADAFGWPAVFPAFVAVAVVGLALFWPTSRGQGRASDTPAPTAAELRSVVTNRRVWTVGVLGFLAYSLYLFVNTWSPSYLTEELGLALGLSGLLTALFPAVGILARVTGGVLSDRLFGGRRRPIILIAFLVSTPIVGGFTGLRSVPVVVGALLVTGFAIQLCLGLVFAYVRELVDPAVAATAVAVLTSVGLAGAFAAPIAAGSLIGATGYGTAFAVAGVLGLFGVVLAWYAPEP comes from the coding sequence GTGTCGCACGGAGAGCGATCGGAGACGGCGGTCGGTCCGGTAGCGACGAGCGAACGGGCTCGCTGGGGGCTCGTCGCCGGCGCCAGCCTCATGTCGGCGGCGCTCGGCGCGTACGAACTCGTCCCGGCGAGCGTCACGCCGCTCATCCGCGCGTCGCTGGGTGTCGGTCCCTCGGCCGCCGGCCTGCTCGTCAGCGTGATGTTCGGGACGGCCGTGGTCGCCTCCCTCCCGGTCGGCGTCGCGCTCGACCGGACGAACTCGCGGTGGGCGGTCGCGGCGGCCGTCGGCCTGTTCGCGGTCGTCGGCGTCTGGGGCTGGGCGGCGGCGACGGCCGGCGCGTACCGGTCGCTTCTGGCCTCCCGCGCGCTGGGCGGCCTCGCCTACGTCGTCGTCTGGAACGCCGGTATCGACATCGTCGGCCGGTCGTTCGACGCCGACCGCCAGGCGACCGCCGTGGCGACGTTCACCGCCAGCGGCCCGGTCGGGTTCGCCGCCGGGCAGGGCGCCGGCCCGGTGGTCGCCGACGCGTTCGGGTGGCCGGCCGTGTTCCCCGCGTTCGTCGCCGTCGCGGTCGTCGGCCTCGCGCTGTTCTGGCCGACCAGCCGCGGTCAGGGCCGCGCGTCGGACACCCCGGCCCCGACGGCGGCCGAGCTCAGGTCCGTCGTCACGAACCGGCGCGTCTGGACCGTCGGCGTGCTTGGATTTCTGGCGTACTCGCTGTACCTGTTCGTCAACACCTGGTCGCCGTCGTATCTCACCGAGGAACTCGGGCTGGCGCTCGGGCTCAGCGGCCTCCTCACAGCGCTTTTCCCCGCCGTCGGTATCCTCGCGCGGGTAACGGGCGGCGTCCTCTCGGACCGCCTGTTCGGCGGGCGCCGACGGCCGATCATCCTGATCGCCTTCCTCGTGTCCACCCCGATCGTCGGGGGATTCACCGGCCTCCGGTCCGTCCCGGTGGTCGTCGGGGCGCTGCTCGTCACCGGGTTCGCCATCCAGCTCTGTCTGGGGCTCGTGTTCGCCTACGTCCGCGAACTGGTCGATCCGGCCGTCGCCGCCACCGCCGTGGCTGTCCTGACGAGCGTCGGCCTCGCCGGCGCGTTCGCTGCGCCCATCGCGGCCGGCTCCCTCATCGGCGCGACGGGCTACGGGACGGCGTTCGCGGTCGCCGGTGTACTTGGCCTCTTCGGCGTCGTTCTGGCGTGGTACGCGCCCGAGCCGTAG
- a CDS encoding metal-dependent transcriptional regulator: MNTGEQYLKAIYLAQRIEDGPAATGTLADMLDVSPASVNEMIGKLEERGLADHEKYKGVTLTDEGIAMAEDALQTYCIIERFLANVLEVEDFRGEARALESVIDDTVAERLDTIIDRRDECPDCFDAEADKCEYLEPIVDAD; the protein is encoded by the coding sequence ATGAACACCGGCGAACAGTACCTGAAGGCGATCTACCTCGCACAGCGCATCGAGGACGGCCCCGCGGCGACGGGGACGCTCGCGGACATGCTCGACGTCAGCCCCGCCAGCGTCAACGAGATGATCGGCAAGCTGGAGGAGCGCGGCCTGGCCGACCACGAGAAGTACAAGGGGGTCACCCTCACGGACGAGGGCATCGCCATGGCCGAGGACGCGCTCCAGACGTACTGCATCATCGAGCGGTTCCTCGCGAACGTCCTCGAGGTCGAGGACTTCCGCGGCGAGGCCCGCGCCCTGGAGAGCGTCATCGACGACACCGTCGCCGAGCGCCTCGACACGATCATCGACCGCCGCGACGAGTGTCCCGACTGCTTCGACGCCGAGGCCGACAAGTGCGAGTACCTCGAACCGATCGTCGACGCCGACTGA
- a CDS encoding DUF7344 domain-containing protein, whose translation MTDTSKGSDREIDRLFEALARRRRRRVVRVLDSADGPVAFSDLVGKVAGADDADRPAVDAAATRERVRTSLRRVHLPVLAEAGVAERGPEGTVVRPGTAFDAALALLTVGPEPADRNRASDGAANAP comes from the coding sequence ATGACTGACACGTCGAAGGGATCCGATCGAGAGATCGACAGGCTCTTCGAGGCGCTGGCTCGCCGACGACGACGCCGGGTGGTACGCGTGCTCGACAGCGCCGACGGGCCCGTCGCGTTCTCGGATCTCGTCGGAAAGGTCGCTGGAGCGGACGACGCCGACCGGCCGGCGGTGGACGCGGCGGCGACCCGAGAGCGGGTCCGGACCTCGCTCCGCCGAGTCCATCTGCCGGTGCTGGCCGAGGCGGGCGTCGCGGAGCGAGGGCCTGAGGGGACCGTCGTTCGGCCGGGGACGGCGTTCGACGCGGCGCTCGCGTTACTGACGGTCGGCCCGGAACCGGCCGATCGGAACCGGGCGTCCGACGGGGCCGCTAACGCGCCATGA